One window of the Canis aureus isolate CA01 chromosome 17, VMU_Caureus_v.1.0, whole genome shotgun sequence genome contains the following:
- the LOC144288071 gene encoding proline-rich nuclear receptor coactivator 2 has protein sequence MGGGERYNIPAPQSRNVSKNQQQLNRQKTKDQNSQMKIVHKKKERGHTYTSSAAARQAMQNGGKNKNFPNNQNWNSSLSSPTLLFKSQTNQNYAGAKFSEPPSPSVLPKPPSHWVPVSFNPSDKEIMTFQLKTLLKVQV, from the coding sequence ATGGGTGGCGGAGAGAGGTATAACATTCCAGCCCCTCAGTCGAGAAACGTTAGTAAGAACCAGCAACAGCTTAACAGACAGAAGACCAAGGATCAGAATTCCCAAATGAAGATTgttcacaagaaaaaagaaagaggacacacTTACACCTCCTCAGCAGCTGCACGGCAGGCCATGCAAAATGGGGGGAAGaacaaaaattttccaaataatcaAAACTGGAACTCTAGCTTATCAAGTCCCACTTTACTTTTTAAGTCTCAAACTAATCAGAACTACGCTGGAGCCAAGTTTAGTGAGCCACCATCACCAAGTGTTCTtcctaaaccaccaagccactgGGTTCCAGTTTCCTTTAATCCTTCTGATAAGGAAATAATGACATTTCAACTTAAAACCTTACTTAAAGTACAggtataa